A genomic window from Nicotiana sylvestris chromosome 11, ASM39365v2, whole genome shotgun sequence includes:
- the LOC104227222 gene encoding protein WALLS ARE THIN 1-like: protein MGGFAISEKMQLHLAMLALQFGYAGFHVVSRAALNMGISKIVFPVYRNILALLLLLPFAYFLEKKERPPLTWSYTLQFFLLAVIGITANQGFYLLGLDHTSPTFASAIQNSVPAITFLMAVMLRIETVRFNRKDGIAKVCGTLLCVAGASVITLYKGPTIYSPIPPLQRTSTPVLLLGDAKGKNWTLGCIFLIGHCLSWAAWLVLQAPILKKYPARLSVTSYQCFFGVIQFLIIAAFCERDPQAWLVHSAAELFSVFYAGVVASGIAFAVQIWCIDRGGPVFVAVYQPVQTLVVAIMASVALGEEFYLGGIIGAVLIIAGLYFVLWGKNEESKFAKAAVVIQSPADHINNTSTRTASHINSSLAQPLLAHSTDQTAA from the exons ATGGGTGGGTTTGCGATATCAGAGAAAATGCAACTGCATTTGGCCATGTTGGCGTTGCAGTTTGGTTATGCTGGTTTCCATGTCGTCTCCAGAGCTGCACTTAACATGGGCATCAGCAAAATTGTTTTCCCCGTTTACAGGAACATTCTTGCTTTGCTTCTCCTTCTTCCCTTTGCCTATTTTCTTGAAAA GAAAGAGAGGCCACCTCTTACTTGGTCCTACACGCTTCAGTTTTTCCTGCTAGCAGTTATTGG AATTACTGCAAACCAAGGATTCTACTTGTTGGGCTTGGATCACACTTCCCCTACTTTTGCTTCTGCCATACAAAATTCTGTCCCTGCTATCACATTTCTCATGGCTGTAATGCTCAG GATAGAAACAGTGAGATTTAACAGGAAAGATGGAATAGCAAAAGTGTGCGGAACATTGTTGTGCGTGGCAGGAGCATCAGTAATTACACTATACAAAGGACCAACCATTTACAGCCCAATTCCACCATTACAAAGGACCTCCACACCTGTATTGTTATTAGGAGATGCTAAAGGAAAGAACTGGACACTGGGCTGTATTTTCTTAATAGGGCACTGCTTGTCGTGGGCAGCGTGGCTAGTGTTGCAGGCACCAATTCTTAAAAAGTACCCTGCTAGGCTATCAGTCACATCTTACCAGTGTTTCTTTGGAGTTATACAGTTCCTTATTATTGCTGCTTTTTGTGAGAGAGACCCTCAGGCCTGGCTTGTTCACTCTGCTGCTGAGCTCTTCAGTGTCTTCTATGCG GGAGTAGTGGCATCTGGGATAGCATTTGCTGTACAGATATGGTGTATTGACAGAGGGGGCCCAGTCTTCGTTGCTGTATACCAACCTGTTCAGACTCTTGTTGTTGCCATTATGGCTTCCGTTGCTCTTGGCGAGGAGTTTTACTTGGGAGG GATCATTGGAGCGGTGTTGATCATAGCAGGGTTGTACTTCGTCCTATGGGGTAAAAATGAAGAATCCAAGTTTGCCAAAGCAGCAGTTGTAATCCAGTCCCCAGCAGATCATATTAACAACACTAGTACTAGGACAGCCAGCCACATCAACTCCTCTTTGGCTCAGCCACTGCTTGCTCACTCAACTGATCAAACTGCAGCTTGA